TGGCTGACCCGTAGCAGGATGGATTGATCCTGGCGCGACAGCCTGCCTTCCATCCCCGATAAGATCGAAGATGACACATTCATCGTCCTTGACAGTTCTACTTTTGTATATTTTACCGTCGGAAGGGGTGCTATAGTAGAAGTGACGACTTTTGCCACCCGACTTGATTGTCAAGGTTTCAGGTAGAGAAAAGTTTTTTTCAAATAAATAGTTATTGAACTTTTCAGCGTGATCTTCGTCGATGATCAAGAGGGTATTTGACGGCCCGCCGGTGATCCCAGCGTTCATCCCCTTGAAGTCTTCAGCTTTAAATGGTCTTTTGACATGGCACCAGCGTTGCCATCCTGATTCCACGGGAGATTTGTTTCTACTTGGATTCGAATGGTTCTGGTGCAGGGGGATGAGCGAGAAGCAAGAGGCCAATCCTTCATAGAGCTGCATCCTGCTAGAGTCTTTCGAGAGATCGATTTCCGACAATGTTTTCAAGACGATTTCGTTGAATTTTTCTATAGACATGATGACACCTGGACAAACAACTCCACGCCAATGGAGTTGGCTTAGATTTGTTTCGCAATGTCGGCGCGCCGACATCAGGCCAATTACGTACGTGATGACAGAGGGTTGCTGGCTATTTTCCTGAAGGCGGTGATGCGCAGGATCGTAGGAATGGACGGCGAAGACGCGAGCAATAAGAAAAGGGGGAAGGCTTTTTCAACCATTCCCCCTTCACGGTGGGATATGCTTCTAGTTTAGCATTTCACTTCGACCCAATCGAAGTAATAGCCATCATTTTCATATTCTTCAGCTTGCTTATCTGAGAGCGCGAGTTGTTTCTTGCGATATTCCTCATACAGGGCATCAAGATTGTTTTTTATCTCTTCATATGAGTGCGTTTTTGAAAGCGGTACATAGTACTTCTTGTAACAATCAGGGCATAAGAATTTCCACGTTTCATCAGGATTGGCGAAGAACCCGTGACCACCCCTTTGACATTTCATTTTGATTTTTCCTTTGTTTCCTTTTGACATGGCAGACCTCGTAACGCCCGGTTTTGGGGGCCTTCTCGGCCCCCGTTATGATGTCGTTATGACAAAGATGGCATCAAACTCACGGCGCGTTCCTTCTCGCCCTGCAGGTAGTGATAATACGTGTCCGCAGTCATCTTGACGGTGGAGTGACCCATCATCTTTGATACTGCGGCGAGGTCAGCACCTTTGCTCAAAAGCGTAGTGGCAAAGAGGTGGCGCAAATCGTACATTCTGGCTGAATATTTTATTTCGGCTCGTTCGCAGGCATTATTGAATGCCTTTCTCATTGTCGTGAGCCGTTTCCCGCGATACTCGACGACATATTCCGAGGTCGCAGCTTGCTTCATCTCCTTCAGCCGGGGGATGAAGTTCGGATTGATGGGCACCGTTCTGAACTGCTTGTTTTTTGTCGCATAGATTTGGGCGGTGCCTTTCTCCAAATCCAGATTGGCCCATTTCAGGGAAAGCAATTCTGACGGCCCCGGCCGTGTTCCCAGGTTGAAGCAGACCTCCATGGCCCATCGAAGGTGAGGTTCCGCCTCCTTCATGATCTTCTTCACGTCCTCGAGGGTGAGTTGCACATCCCGAGGCGTTTCTTTCGACTTCTTCCTGCCCTTGAGAGGGTTGACCTTGGTCAGGCCCATTTCCAGGCCAAAGTTGAAGATCGCGTCCACGTAATCGCAGTACCGATTGACGGTGTGCTGGGACCTCGGCTTTCCAGTGACAGAGCTTTCCGCTTGAAACTGCCGGATGAAAGGGAGCATGTCGCCGTGATAGGTCATCTGGTCCACGACCTTTTCCCCGAGCACGGGCAAGAACTGATTTTTCAAAAGCACTGAAACATTGTGGATATGCCGCTGCGTCCTTCCGGATGCCGCCAGATGTTCCAGGTGTTTTTTTGCCAAGTCCTTGAACCTCACGGCTGACTCTTCAGGGTTGTTGAGAGTGCGCTGAAAAGTCAGAAACGGGTGATCTTGTAATCTCGTCTGTGACGTGAAGGAAACAGCATCAGGAAGTTCAGTTCCTGACGTTTTGGCCGACTTCACAGCGGTGTTGAAAGCTTCTGCCAAGCCGAATGCCTCGGGGCCTCTGCCAAAGGATTTGTCTTTTCTTTTACCCGAGTCATCGTGATAAAAGACCATCCACCTACCGTCGCGCTGGTATACTCCCATAACGGAACTCCATGGGGTTGAGGTTATCCAAATGAAAAGGGGCCGATGAGGCCCCCTTTTTTTAACGATTTTTAGACTATTATATTTCATGCATCAGAATTTCTTCGACCTCCTCTTCCTGGATTCCAAGATAGCGCCGTGTGATAGACGGATTCGAATGGTTCAACCGTTTTGACAGGACTTCCCAGGAGACGCCGAATTTCTTGCGCTGCTGGTAGGTCCAGGTTTTCCGCAAGGTATGCGCGCCGTAGTTGCCTTTCAGGTTCACAGCCGCACACCATCGCTTCACCATCTTGGTGACGGCGAAAGTGGTCAGAGGATAGTTTCTGCCCTTCCTGCTTTTGAACAGGAAGTCAGCGTCCCCGAGCTGTGCGGCCGTCAGATGCTTGTCCAGCGCAGTCTTGATTTCCTTGTTGACGATGAACACGTTTTCCTTGTTGGTCTTTTTCTCCTTCAAGGTAATGCGGTCGCCAACCTTGCAGTCTCGCAGGGTCTGGACCCGAAGGTTCAGTAAATCCTGGACGCGTAGCCCAGAGTTCACCCCCATCACAAACAGCAGCAGGTCTCTCGGACTTTCTCGCAAAATCTTCTTTATGTTTCGGATGTCGCTGGAGGCGGTGATCGGTTCCACTTTCATGCATTTTCCTCCAAATTCCAGTTTTGCCTCCCAGAGATGTGAAACCGGACATTCAAAAACCCGGCGGGCATCTCCCCTTGGGGAGGCTATTTAATAACTCGTTAAATTTCTTGGATTTTAACAACCAATCCCAGTCAATGTCCGTTTCTACATAGAAACGTACTTTCCCATTTTTATTATTTTTATATAACTTTTGACAAAGTTAAAGAATTTTTGGCGCAGAAACGAAAGAAAATGCCACGCTTCGAAGCATGGCATTCTCGCGCTTAAGCCTTGGTGAGGATGATGCGTTCATCCTCGACGGAGACTCTGAACTCATCCCCATACTCGATGTGCATGCCCTGCAAATCGACCTTTTCCAGGTAGATCTTCAGTTCGAGCTTCTTGTTGACTCGGTAGCAATTCGAGCCCTTGAGATAGAGCCCCTTGACTTCGTAAAGGTACTTGTCATCGTTCATCAGCTTCAAAATATGCTGCTTGAACGTCTGGCGGTGCTTGATTTCAAGCTTTGCCATGATTTCATCCGCATGCATTCCTGCATTGATGCATTCGCGCAGCATTTTGGGGTTGTATCGAGACTCGAATTTCTTTTCCGTGGTTTCATGTTCAGTTTTCTTTGTCATGTTTTTCTCCTTTGAGTATTATATTTCTATATTTGACGGAAGATTATGCAAATAAATATGAATTTTGCGCGCAAAACCACCTAAAAAGGGAGCTTTTGCATCTCGTTTCATGGGGAACCCTGGATTTGACCCCAGAATGCCTTCAGGCGCGTTTTGGGTCACGGGCAAGGGAAAGCTCGGGAAAAGGGTCAAAAAGGCCGCAGAGGGGAGCTTTGCGAGGCATTGTTTTCAGGAGTCATTGCCGAGGCCCCGCACAGAGCTAAAAAAAGAAAGAGGAACCCCGGTTTGAGCCGAGATTCCTCATCTAAATGAGGCATTCCAAACTCTCCCTGGCGAAGATGATACTTCACCAAGGAGAGTCGGTTTCAGGGTCGAGTGAAACGTCACCGTTCCAAGCGCCCTTCACTTCCGGACAGGCGGTTTTCCCGCATCCGGCGGTAGCGGAAGATAAATGGATATTATTTTTTGAGATGTGTATTCGTACAATTTCAAAGTCGCTTTGTTTTAAGCCACCATGAGTCCAACTTCCATCTTCATTCAAACCAATTTTTCAAAATTTCATGCGTTTCATCTTCCGC
Above is a genomic segment from Desulfolutivibrio sulfodismutans DSM 3696 containing:
- a CDS encoding tyrosine-type recombinase/integrase; its protein translation is MGVYQRDGRWMVFYHDDSGKRKDKSFGRGPEAFGLAEAFNTAVKSAKTSGTELPDAVSFTSQTRLQDHPFLTFQRTLNNPEESAVRFKDLAKKHLEHLAASGRTQRHIHNVSVLLKNQFLPVLGEKVVDQMTYHGDMLPFIRQFQAESSVTGKPRSQHTVNRYCDYVDAIFNFGLEMGLTKVNPLKGRKKSKETPRDVQLTLEDVKKIMKEAEPHLRWAMEVCFNLGTRPGPSELLSLKWANLDLEKGTAQIYATKNKQFRTVPINPNFIPRLKEMKQAATSEYVVEYRGKRLTTMRKAFNNACERAEIKYSARMYDLRHLFATTLLSKGADLAAVSKMMGHSTVKMTADTYYHYLQGEKERAVSLMPSLS
- a CDS encoding tyrosine-type recombinase/integrase; this encodes MKVEPITASSDIRNIKKILRESPRDLLLFVMGVNSGLRVQDLLNLRVQTLRDCKVGDRITLKEKKTNKENVFIVNKEIKTALDKHLTAAQLGDADFLFKSRKGRNYPLTTFAVTKMVKRWCAAVNLKGNYGAHTLRKTWTYQQRKKFGVSWEVLSKRLNHSNPSITRRYLGIQEEEVEEILMHEI